Proteins encoded together in one Mus pahari chromosome 9, PAHARI_EIJ_v1.1, whole genome shotgun sequence window:
- the LOC110326871 gene encoding olfactory receptor 7C2, with amino-acid sequence MERENQTGDRNFLLLGFTEDSDLQSFFFGLLLSMYLVTITGNLLIIVAIISDPHLHMPMYLFLSNLSIADIGFTSTTIPKALQNIHTQSKFISFSGCITQIFFFIVFGCLDNLLLSVMAYDRFVAICHPLHYVVIMNSCFCVMLALGSWILSVMSSLPETLTVLRLSFCTNMEIPHFFCDLPEVLKLACSDTLVNNIVTYSITIVIAGFPFSGILLSYSKIFSSILRIPSAGGKYKAFSTCGSHLLVVFLFYSNGLGVYLSSAATSSSRMSLVASLMYSIVTPMLNPFIYSLRNKDMQKALGKLLRKVMLLDEGTTAGLP; translated from the coding sequence atggaaagagaaaaccaaacaggAGACAGAAACTTTCTCCTCCTGGGATTCACAGAAGACTCTGACCTGCAGTCCTTCTTCTTTGGGTTGCTTCTTTCTATGTACCTGGTCACCATCACAGGCAACTTGCTCATCATTGTGGCCATCATATCTGACCCCCACCTGCATATGCCCATGTACTTATTCCTCTCCAACCTTTCCATAGCTGACATCGGCTTCACCTCCACTACCATCCCCAAGGCTCTGCAGAATATCCACACACAAAGCAAATTCATCTCTTTCTCTGGCTGCATCacacagatattttttttcattgtgtttggATGCCTGGACAATTTACTCCTATCAGTGATGGCCTATGACAGATTTGTGGCCATTTGCCATCCCTTGCACTATGTGGTCATCATGAATTCTTGCTTCTGTGTGATGCTGGCTCTTGGATCATGGATACTCAGTGTCATGAGTTCCCTACCTGAGACCTTGACTGTGTTAAGGCTATCCTTCTGTACAAACATGGAAATTCCACACTTTTTCTGTGATCTTCCTGAAGTCCTGAAGCTTGCCTGTTCTGACACACTTGTTAATAACATTGTGACATATTCTATAACTATAGTCATAGCTGGTTTCCCATTCTCTGGGATTCTATTGTCATATTCTAAGATTTTCTCCTCCATTCTAAGAATTCCTTCAGCTGGGGGCAAGTACAAAGCCTTTTCTACCTGTGGGTCTCATCTCTTAGTGGTCTTCTTATTCTATAGCAATGGTCTTGGGGTCTACCTTAGCTCTGCAGCCACATCATCTTCTAGAATGAGTCTAGTTGCCTCATTGATGTACAGCATAGTCACTCCCATGCTGAACCCCttcatctacagcctgaggaacaaggaCATGCAGAAGGCCTTGGGAAAACTCCTCAGGAAAGTCATGCTTCTTGATGAAGGGACCACAGCAGGACtcccataa